The sequence CGGCCTATTAGCGCCCCATTTTACCGAACTGTTACGGATAGTGATATTGGTAGCATTATCTAAATAAAAGCCCGATGTGCTGCCAGCCAGCAAGCCATCAACCCTGGCCGGGCGGCGATCGTAGATGCCACCAGTTATGCCCGTAGTTTTATTGATATGCAGGTCTACCTGGTCGAAAGTGATATCGGTAACCTTATCGGCCGATTCGGCGCCTACGTAAATGCCGTTCTCGCTTACGCCTTTAATATTGCTGAAATAAATGCGGCTTACCGTACCTACGCTGCCCTCGGTCTTACCCTTGGGGAAGCGCCAGTTGGCATCCTTATTATTACCGTTAGCCCGCCTGAACGCGGTCACATAGACCGGCTCGGCCTTACCCCACCATACATCCGAGAACAGGTGCGCGTCGACCACGATGTTCGAGAATATTACATCGCTCACCGTGCCCTCGTCCCTGTTCTGTATGCCTATGCCGCGGTTACTGGCCCGGATCACGCAATTGTTCACCACTACGTGACTAATGCGGTCCATATTCTCCGATCCGATCTTGATCGAGCAGGAGCGCGAGGTCATGGTGCAGTTGCTTACGGTGATATTCTCGCAGGGGCCAAATTCCTCGTACTCCCGGCGGTTCTTCAGGCAAATACAGTCATCGCCCGATTCGATATAGCAATTGCTGATGCGTACGTTCTTGCTATGATCAAGGTCAATGCCATCGCTGTTGCGCACTTTCAGGCTGTTCAGCAGGGTGATGTTATCTATAGCTACATCGTTGCAGCCTACTAAATGCACCGTCCAATAAGCCGAGTTACGGATCTGCAGGTCACGGATACGGATATTTTTGCCGCCCACTATGGTAAGCAGGTGCGGCCGCGGGTCGGTGATGTTGAAAGGCTTCAGCACGTACGAGTCTTCCAGTTCGGCACCCATAAAAGATATGCCATTACCATCCAGTGTGCCAGTACCGCTAATGGTTACGTTCTGCAAATTCTCGCCGCCTATCCATATCGTACCCTCGCCCCTGTTGCTGCGGAAAGCGCTTTTTTTGTACACGTCTTCATTGGGGTTGGCCAATACGCGGGCGTTCCCCTCCACCACAAATTCAATGTTCGATTTAAGGTCGAACGGCCCACTCATAAACGCTTTCCCGGCCGGTACGATCACGCGACCGCCACCGGCCTTATTGCAGGCATCTATGGCCTTTTGTATGGCCGCGGCATTGTCCTTTTTCAAACCGGCAATGGCACCGTACGATGTGATGTAAAAGTCGCGCGATGCCGCCGGCCTGCTTTGCGCCGACGCAATGGTGCTGATGAACAGCGTTAAAAGTATATAGCGTTTAAATAGCTGCTGTAACATAATTATTTGCTTAGTGATGCAGGTTGTTGTTGTTGGGCACCTGTGCCCCAGTTGCCAGGCTTGTCGGTCAGCCATATTTCCAGCAGGCCGCCATTGGTGATCATGCTGTGGGTGATATAGTTTTTGCTATATGGCTTGTGGTTATACTTTACCGATGCGATATAAAGCGCGCCTGCCGATGCGCG comes from Mucilaginibacter mali and encodes:
- a CDS encoding glycoside hydrolase family 28 protein, with protein sequence MLQQLFKRYILLTLFISTIASAQSRPAASRDFYITSYGAIAGLKKDNAAAIQKAIDACNKAGGGRVIVPAGKAFMSGPFDLKSNIEFVVEGNARVLANPNEDVYKKSAFRSNRGEGTIWIGGENLQNVTISGTGTLDGNGISFMGAELEDSYVLKPFNITDPRPHLLTIVGGKNIRIRDLQIRNSAYWTVHLVGCNDVAIDNITLLNSLKVRNSDGIDLDHSKNVRISNCYIESGDDCICLKNRREYEEFGPCENITVSNCTMTSRSCSIKIGSENMDRISHVVVNNCVIRASNRGIGIQNRDEGTVSDVIFSNIVVDAHLFSDVWWGKAEPVYVTAFRRANGNNKDANWRFPKGKTEGSVGTVSRIYFSNIKGVSENGIYVGAESADKVTDITFDQVDLHINKTTGITGGIYDRRPARVDGLLAGSTSGFYLDNATNITIRNSSVKWGANRPEYYKHVLESHGVVGLKTEGLAGEPAFPGKLPAIKEYK